The Osmerus eperlanus chromosome 7, fOsmEpe2.1, whole genome shotgun sequence genome includes a region encoding these proteins:
- the psma2a gene encoding proteasome subunit alpha type-2, which produces MAERGYSFSLTTFSPSGKLVQIEYALAAVAAGAPSVGIKATNGVVLATEKKQKSILYDEQSVHKVEPITKHIGMVYSGMGPDYRVLLRRARKLAQQYFLVYQEPIPTAQLVQRVASVMQEYTQSGGVRPFGVSLLIAGWDEDHPYLFQSDPSGAYFAWKATAMGKSYVNGKTFLEKRYNNDLELEDAIHTAILTLKESFEGQMTEENIEVGICNEAGFRRLTPAEVKDYLAAIA; this is translated from the exons CCCTTCAGGAAAACTGGTTCAGATTGAGTATGCACTTGCAGCAGTAGCAGCTGGAGCTCCCTCAGTTGGAATCAAAG CAACAAATGGAGTCGTTTTGGCAACAGAGAAGAAACAGAAATCAATACTGTATGATGAGCAGAGTGTTCACAAGGTTGAGCCCATAACCAAACACATTGGCATGGTCTACAGTGGCATGGGCCCAGACTACAG GGTGCTGTTAAGAAGAGCGCGTAAGCTGGCCCAGCAGTACTTTCTGGTGTATCAGGAGCCAATCCCCACAGCCCAGCTGGTCCAGAGGGTCGCCTCTGTTATGCAGGAATACACTCAATCAGG TGGTGTAAGACCCTTTGGAGTTTCATTGTTGATCGCTGGATGGGATGAAGACCACCCATACCTCTTCCAGTCAGACCCCTCA GGTGCATATTTTGCTTGGAAAGCTACAGCAATGGGAAAAAGCTACGTCAATGGAAAAACATTCCTTGAGAAAag GTATAACAATGACCTGGAACTTGAGGATGCAATCCATACAGCAATTCTTACCTTGAAG GAAAGTTTTGAGGGTCAGATGACTGAGGAGAACATTGAGGTGGGGATCTGCAATGAGGCTGGTTTCAGGAGACTCACTCCGGCAGAGGTCAAGGACTACCTGGCAGCTATTGCTTAA
- the LOC134023019 gene encoding ATPase family AAA domain-containing protein 2-like isoform X1, with amino-acid sequence MVMLRSSSGGAEPATPKNPDLDISSEFLSLVPASQRKSTRLKRGLDDSCSSPENNTQNGHLVVKEENGRTRGSLQTRGQRVKHEVSFAEMNGKIPQHPQAESKTSEHSTRRSPRLQGDGKASSDKQADEVDEESTPKRTHFGLRSRDQDSAARRSSSITRSKRNSRNQSVLYDRLITNTAEAVLQKMDDMQKMRRRLRSRDTQEELGMYTRAKRKRSSERTDEENENTQKKENGATDYSEDEVVEEDEEGNNEADDDDDNEDDGEDEEGDNQKRYDFRQRKAVVRYQAPQDEPRKQPMYFKGHSSPARTRRRFRFSTAGPRSPYNRRRSSRRRHAIHSSDSTSSSSSSSSSDEEKFHRRRSKNRNRPINRCLPMNLVKEDLLGIHKDRMKIGSSLADVDPMQIDQTVRFDSIGGLTTHISALKEMVVFPLLYPEVFERFKIQPPRGCLFYGPPGTGKTLVARALSNECSQGDKKVSFFMRKGADCLSKWVGESERQLRLLFDQAYQMRPAIIFFDEIDGLAPVRSSRQDQIHSSIVSTLLALMDGLDSRGEVVVIGATNRLDSIDPALRRPGRFDREFLFGLPDREARKDILKIHTRQWDPQPSDAFMEELADKCVGYCGADIKAVCGEAALCALRRRYPQIYSSSQKLLLDVSTICIGSRDFLSAMRRTVPASQRAVASPVKALTPVVQPLMGAALKNVLEVLGKLFPHVEQGLKREKDSGVPGGVFEDDLMFSEDEDSIVSPKDLHHPLPRPAREFLSFHRSVLSQPTSYRPRLLLSGRPGSGQSAHLAPAVLHALEKFSVYTLDVAVLLGVSSTSPEEACAQIFCEAKRTSPSILYMPHIQQWWVTMGAALRATFLSLLSTIPSFSPVLLLATCSLPHADLAYEIQDLFRMEYGEVYHIQPPTQKERRNFFEDLILNQAAKAPVSKRKAALQALEVLPVAPAPPPRQLTEKEQQRLEEQEEDTLRELRLFLRDVTNRLSLDKRFKAFTKPVDLGEVPDYATVIKQPMDLSTIISRIDLHKYGTAKEFLHEVDLIWQNALEYNPDRDPSDRQIRQRACALKDTVHAIIRDELDEDFEKICEDIKESRSTRGCSKSRFAPSYYHVLPRQPQAVEPPTTEAAPPREPQASPAVASTPRHPAAYRRKRRKGRWCNGYLTRKKASPHASKDDSNLPDSGEDEEEEEEEEADGKGMESEEEPVAVVSEQDTEGVDTEHAQTEQESQPMEEEEAGEMATREPAERDEANSHAPGEGGDGNSQAAVEGGEQTSQATLEGGERNSQASTKGGDQRSCSPSEAGDQKFHGPVEGGDQSSQSPSDKGDQGQKSTTQITEPETLKPAVEEEASTEKGTRRMTRGLKSQVLQQQMIDVDKALEILDQKIPPFVVDRDKLKELLLRVVSKTEGYEVYQLEKLYALLSQSIYRHRRDYDKTSLLQEMEKEIEDFC; translated from the exons ATGGTGATGCTACGCAGCAGCAGTGGGGGCGCAGAACCAGCAACTCCGAAGAATCCTGACTTGGATATCAGCTCTGAGTTTCTGTCATTAGTTCCCGCTTCGCAGCGAAAGTCAACCAGGTTGAAAAGGGGCCTCGATGACAGCTGCAGCAGCCCAGAAAACAACACGCAAAAT GGTCATTTGGTGGTAAAGGAGGAGAACGGCAGGACCCGGGGAAGCCTGCAGACCAGGGGGCAGAGAGTCAAGCATGAGGTGTCATTTGCTGAAATGAATGGCAAGATTCCGCAGCACCCACAAGCAGAGAGCAAAACTAGCGAACATAGTACAAG AAGATCTCCAAGATTGCAGGGAGATGGGAAAGCATCTAGCGACAAGCAAGCAG ATGAGGTTGACGAAGAATCTACTCCTAAACGGACCCACTTTGGACTGCGTAGCAGGGACCAAGACAGTGCTGCACGACGCAGTTCCAGTATCACAAGATCCAAGAGGAACTCTAGAAATCAGTCTGTTCTTTATGACAGACTCATCACTAA TACAGCTGAGGCTGTGTTGCAGAAAATGGACGACATGCAGAAAATGCGACGCCGGTTAAGAAGCAGGGACACTCAAGAGGAA CTTGGGATGTACACAAGGGCCAAGAGAAAGAGGTCCTCTGAGAGGACAGATGAGGAGAATGAAAACACTCAGAAGAAGGAGAACGGAG CCACAGATTACAGTGAGGATGAGGTGGTAGAAGAAGATGAGGAAGGCAACAACGaggctgatgatgatgatgataatgaggaCGATGgtgaagatgaggagggggacaaTCAGAAACGCTATGACTTCAGGCAGAGGAAAGCTGTGGTTCGCTACCAGGCTCCACAGGATG AGCCCAGGAAACAGCCTATGTACTTCAAGGGTCACTCGTCCCCCGCCAGGACAAGGAGGCGGTTTAGGTTCAGCACTGCCGGGCCAAGGAGCCCCTACAAcagaaggaggagcagcag AAGACGACACGCCATCCACAGTAGCGACTCCacgtcttcttcctcctcttcttcctcctcggaCGAGGAGAAGTTCCACAGGAGAAGGAGCAAGAACAGAAACAGACCGATCAACAG GTGCCTGCCCATGAATTTGGTGAAGGAGGATCTGTTGGGGATCCACAAGGACAGGATGAAGATCGGGTCTAGTCTGGCCGACGTCGACCCCATGCAAATTGACCAGACG GTGCGTTTTGACAGCATCGGGGGTCTGACCACACACATCTCGGCCCTGAAGGAAATGGTGGTCTTTCCTCTGCTCTACCCCGAGGTGTTTGAGAGGTTCAAGATCCAACCACCGAG gggCTGTCTGTTTTACGGCCCACCGGGGACAGGGAAGACCCTGGTGGCGCGGGCGCTGTCTAACGAGTGCAGCCAGGGGGATAAGAAGGTGTCTTTTTTCATGAGGAAGGGAGCCGACTGTCTCAGCAAGTGGGTGGGAGAATCTGAGCGCCAGCTACGACTGCTCTTCGACCAG GCTTATCAGATGCGGCCAGCCATCATATTCTTCGATGAGATTGATGGCTTGGCTCCAGTCAGGTCCAGCAGGCAGGATCAGATACACAG CTCCATCGTGTCCACCCTGCTGGCCCTGATGGACGGGCTGGACAGCCGTGGAGAGGTGGTGGTGATCGGAGCCACCAACCGACTGGACTCCATCGACCCCGCCCTGAGGCGGCCCGGGCGCTTCGACAGGGAGTTCCTGTTCGGTCTCCCAGACAGAGAA GCACGCAAGGACATTTTGAAGATCCACACCAGACAGTGGGACCCTCAACCATCTGATGCTTTCATGGAGGAACTGGCAGACAAGTGTGTTG GATACTGCGGTGCCGACATCAAGGCGGTGTGTGGCGAGGCGGCGCTGTGCGCCCTGAGGAGGCGCTACCCTCAGatctactcctcctcccagaAGCTCCTGCTCGACGTCTCCACCATCTGCATCGGCTCCCGGGACTTCCTGTCGGCCATGCGTCGGACCGTGCCCGCCTCCCAGAGGGCCGTGGCCAGTCCAGTCAAGGCGCTGACGCCGGTGGTGCAACCGTTGATGGGCGCGGCcctgaagaatgttctggaagTTCTCGGAAAGCTCTTCCCCCACGTTGAACAGGGGCTCAAGAGGGAGAAGGATTCCG GTGTTCCTGGAGGTGTGTTTGAGGATGATCTGATGTTCAGTGAGGACGAGGACTCCATCGTTAGCCCTAAGGACCTCCATCACCCTCTGCCCAGGCCAGCCAGAGAGTTCCTGAGCTTCCACAG GAGTGTGTTGAGCCAGCCCACCTCCTACCGCCCACGGCTGCTGCTGTCGGGTCGCCCCGGGTCGGGTCAGAGCGCCCATCTGGCCCCGGCCGTGCTCCACGCCCTGGAGAAGTTCAGCGTGTACACCCTGGACGTGGCCGTGCTGCTGGGGGTCAGCTCCACCAGCCCCGAGGAGGCCTGTGCCCAG ATATTCTGCGAGGCTAAGCGTACGTCCCCCAGCATCCTGTATATGCCCCACATCCAGCAGTGGTGGGTGACCATGGGCGCTGCCCTGAGAGCCACCTTCCTCAGCCTGCTCAGCAccatcccctccttctcccctgtgctgctgctggccaCCTGCAGCCTGCCGCATGCAGACCTGGCCTACGAG ATCCAGGACCTGTTTCGTATGGAGTACGGGGAGGTCTACCACATCCAGCCCCCAacccagaaggagaggaggaacttCTTTGAAGACCTTATCCTCAACCAAGCAGCCAAAGCCcccgtgtcaaagagaaaagcag CGTTACAGGCCCTGGAGGTGCTACCAGTGGCCCCCGCGCCCCCCCCTCGCCAGCTGACCGAGAAGGAGCAGCAGCGgctggaggaacaggaagaggacacTCTCAGGGAGCTCCGCCTCTTCCTGCGGGATGTCACCAACCGGCTGTCTCTTGACAAGCGATTCAAGGCCTTCACCAAGCCTGTGGACCTGGGGGAG GTTCCAGACTATGCTACAGTGATCAAGCAGCCTATGGACCTGTCCACCATCATCTCCAGAATCGACCTGCACAAGTACGGGACTGCCAAGGAGTTCCTCCACGAAGTGGACCTCATCTGGCAGAACGCCCTTGAGTACAACCCTGACAGAGACCCTTCAG ACCGTCAGATTCGCCAGCGTGCCTGCGCTCTGAAGGACACGGTCCACGCCATCATCCGAGATGAGCTGGACGAAGACTTTGAGAAGATCTGTGAAGACATCAAGGAGTCACGCAGCACAAGAG GCTGCTCAAAGTCAAGGTTCGCTCCGTCCTACTACCATGTCCTGCCCAGACAGCCCCAGGCAGTGGAGCCCCCCACCACTGAGGCTGCCCCGCCCAGAGAGCCACAGGCCTCTCCTGCAGTCGCCAGCACTCCTCGACACCCAG CAGCCtataggaggaagaggaggaagggccgCTGGTGCAACGGCTACCTGACCAGGAAGAAGGCTTCTCCTCACGCATCCAAAGACGACTCAAACCTGCCTGACTCTggggaagacgaggaggaggaggaggaagaggaggctgacggaaaagggatggagagtgaggaggagccTGTCGCCGTTGTTTCGGAGCAGGACACAGAGGGAGTTGATACTGAGCATGCCCAGACGGAGCAGGAGAGCCAGccaatggaggaggaggaagctgggGAGATGGCCACTCGAGAACCTGCAGAGAGGGACGAAGCAAACAGCCATgcgccaggggaggggggagacgggaACAGCCAGGCTGCAGTAGAAGGGGGAGAGCAGACCAGCCAGGCTACATTGGAAGGGGGAGAAAGGAACAGCCAAGCGTCAACGAAGGGCGGAGACCAGAGGAGCTGTTCCCCCTCTGAAGCGGGAGACCAGAAGTTCCATGGCCCAGTAGAGGGAGGGGATCAGAGCAGCCAGAGCCCGTCAGACAAAGGAGACCAGGGCCAGAAGTCCACCACTCAGATCACTGAACCTGAGACACTAAAGCCAGCTGTGGAGGAGGAAGCTAGTACAG AGAAGGGCACAAGGCGTATGACCCGTGGCCTGAAGAGCCAAGTTCTGCAACAGCAGATGATCGATGTGGACAAAGCCCTGGAGATCCTGGACCAGAAGATACCCCCATTCGTCGTGGACAGAGATAAGCTTAAG GAGCTGCTACTGAGAGTGGTTTCGAAAACAGAGGGCTATGAGGTCTACCAGCTAGAGAAGCTATACGCTCTGCTGTCTCAAAGCATCTACAGACACCGCAGAGACTATGACAAGACCAGTCTCCTACAG gagatggagaaagaaattGAAGATTTTTGCTAG
- the LOC134023019 gene encoding ATPase family AAA domain-containing protein 2-like isoform X2, translated as MVMLRSSSGGAEPATPKNPDLDISSEFLSLVPASQRKSTRLKRGLDDSCSSPENNTQNGHLVVKEENGRTRGSLQTRGQRVKHEVSFAEMNGKIPQHPQAESKTSEHSTRRSPRLQGDGKASSDKQADEVDEESTPKRTHFGLRSRDQDSAARRSSSITRSKRNSRNQSVLYDRLITNTAEAVLQKMDDMQKMRRRLRSRDTQEELGMYTRAKRKRSSERTDEENENTQKKENGATDYSEDEVVEEDEEGNNEADDDDDNEDDGEDEEGDNQKRYDFRQRKAVVRYQAPQDEPRKQPMYFKGHSSPARTRRRFRFSTAGPRSPYNRRRSSRRRHAIHSSDSTSSSSSSSSSDEEKFHRRRSKNRNRPINRCLPMNLVKEDLLGIHKDRMKIGSSLADVDPMQIDQTVRFDSIGGLTTHISALKEMVVFPLLYPEVFERFKIQPPRGCLFYGPPGTGKTLVARALSNECSQGDKKVSFFMRKGADCLSKWVGESERQLRLLFDQAYQMRPAIIFFDEIDGLAPVRSSRQDQIHSSIVSTLLALMDGLDSRGEVVVIGATNRLDSIDPALRRPGRFDREFLFGLPDREARKDILKIHTRQWDPQPSDAFMEELADKCVGYCGADIKAVCGEAALCALRRRYPQIYSSSQKLLLDVSTICIGSRDFLSAMRRTVPASQRAVASPVKALTPVVQPLMGAALKNVLEVLGKLFPHVEQGLKREKDSGVPGGVFEDDLMFSEDEDSIVSPKDLHHPLPRPAREFLSFHRSVLSQPTSYRPRLLLSGRPGSGQSAHLAPAVLHALEKFSVYTLDVAVLLGVSSTSPEEACAQIFCEAKRTSPSILYMPHIQQWWVTMGAALRATFLSLLSTIPSFSPVLLLATCSLPHADLAYEIQDLFRMEYGEVYHIQPPTQKERRNFFEDLILNQAAKAPVSKRKAALQALEVLPVAPAPPPRQLTEKEQQRLEEQEEDTLRELRLFLRDVTNRLSLDKRFKAFTKPVDLGEVPDYATVIKQPMDLSTIISRIDLHKYGTAKEFLHEVDLIWQNALEYNPDRDPSDRQIRQRACALKDTVHAIIRDELDEDFEKICEDIKESRSTRGCSKSRFAPSYYHVLPRQPQAVEPPTTEAAPPREPQASPAVASTPRHPAYRRKRRKGRWCNGYLTRKKASPHASKDDSNLPDSGEDEEEEEEEEADGKGMESEEEPVAVVSEQDTEGVDTEHAQTEQESQPMEEEEAGEMATREPAERDEANSHAPGEGGDGNSQAAVEGGEQTSQATLEGGERNSQASTKGGDQRSCSPSEAGDQKFHGPVEGGDQSSQSPSDKGDQGQKSTTQITEPETLKPAVEEEASTEKGTRRMTRGLKSQVLQQQMIDVDKALEILDQKIPPFVVDRDKLKELLLRVVSKTEGYEVYQLEKLYALLSQSIYRHRRDYDKTSLLQEMEKEIEDFC; from the exons ATGGTGATGCTACGCAGCAGCAGTGGGGGCGCAGAACCAGCAACTCCGAAGAATCCTGACTTGGATATCAGCTCTGAGTTTCTGTCATTAGTTCCCGCTTCGCAGCGAAAGTCAACCAGGTTGAAAAGGGGCCTCGATGACAGCTGCAGCAGCCCAGAAAACAACACGCAAAAT GGTCATTTGGTGGTAAAGGAGGAGAACGGCAGGACCCGGGGAAGCCTGCAGACCAGGGGGCAGAGAGTCAAGCATGAGGTGTCATTTGCTGAAATGAATGGCAAGATTCCGCAGCACCCACAAGCAGAGAGCAAAACTAGCGAACATAGTACAAG AAGATCTCCAAGATTGCAGGGAGATGGGAAAGCATCTAGCGACAAGCAAGCAG ATGAGGTTGACGAAGAATCTACTCCTAAACGGACCCACTTTGGACTGCGTAGCAGGGACCAAGACAGTGCTGCACGACGCAGTTCCAGTATCACAAGATCCAAGAGGAACTCTAGAAATCAGTCTGTTCTTTATGACAGACTCATCACTAA TACAGCTGAGGCTGTGTTGCAGAAAATGGACGACATGCAGAAAATGCGACGCCGGTTAAGAAGCAGGGACACTCAAGAGGAA CTTGGGATGTACACAAGGGCCAAGAGAAAGAGGTCCTCTGAGAGGACAGATGAGGAGAATGAAAACACTCAGAAGAAGGAGAACGGAG CCACAGATTACAGTGAGGATGAGGTGGTAGAAGAAGATGAGGAAGGCAACAACGaggctgatgatgatgatgataatgaggaCGATGgtgaagatgaggagggggacaaTCAGAAACGCTATGACTTCAGGCAGAGGAAAGCTGTGGTTCGCTACCAGGCTCCACAGGATG AGCCCAGGAAACAGCCTATGTACTTCAAGGGTCACTCGTCCCCCGCCAGGACAAGGAGGCGGTTTAGGTTCAGCACTGCCGGGCCAAGGAGCCCCTACAAcagaaggaggagcagcag AAGACGACACGCCATCCACAGTAGCGACTCCacgtcttcttcctcctcttcttcctcctcggaCGAGGAGAAGTTCCACAGGAGAAGGAGCAAGAACAGAAACAGACCGATCAACAG GTGCCTGCCCATGAATTTGGTGAAGGAGGATCTGTTGGGGATCCACAAGGACAGGATGAAGATCGGGTCTAGTCTGGCCGACGTCGACCCCATGCAAATTGACCAGACG GTGCGTTTTGACAGCATCGGGGGTCTGACCACACACATCTCGGCCCTGAAGGAAATGGTGGTCTTTCCTCTGCTCTACCCCGAGGTGTTTGAGAGGTTCAAGATCCAACCACCGAG gggCTGTCTGTTTTACGGCCCACCGGGGACAGGGAAGACCCTGGTGGCGCGGGCGCTGTCTAACGAGTGCAGCCAGGGGGATAAGAAGGTGTCTTTTTTCATGAGGAAGGGAGCCGACTGTCTCAGCAAGTGGGTGGGAGAATCTGAGCGCCAGCTACGACTGCTCTTCGACCAG GCTTATCAGATGCGGCCAGCCATCATATTCTTCGATGAGATTGATGGCTTGGCTCCAGTCAGGTCCAGCAGGCAGGATCAGATACACAG CTCCATCGTGTCCACCCTGCTGGCCCTGATGGACGGGCTGGACAGCCGTGGAGAGGTGGTGGTGATCGGAGCCACCAACCGACTGGACTCCATCGACCCCGCCCTGAGGCGGCCCGGGCGCTTCGACAGGGAGTTCCTGTTCGGTCTCCCAGACAGAGAA GCACGCAAGGACATTTTGAAGATCCACACCAGACAGTGGGACCCTCAACCATCTGATGCTTTCATGGAGGAACTGGCAGACAAGTGTGTTG GATACTGCGGTGCCGACATCAAGGCGGTGTGTGGCGAGGCGGCGCTGTGCGCCCTGAGGAGGCGCTACCCTCAGatctactcctcctcccagaAGCTCCTGCTCGACGTCTCCACCATCTGCATCGGCTCCCGGGACTTCCTGTCGGCCATGCGTCGGACCGTGCCCGCCTCCCAGAGGGCCGTGGCCAGTCCAGTCAAGGCGCTGACGCCGGTGGTGCAACCGTTGATGGGCGCGGCcctgaagaatgttctggaagTTCTCGGAAAGCTCTTCCCCCACGTTGAACAGGGGCTCAAGAGGGAGAAGGATTCCG GTGTTCCTGGAGGTGTGTTTGAGGATGATCTGATGTTCAGTGAGGACGAGGACTCCATCGTTAGCCCTAAGGACCTCCATCACCCTCTGCCCAGGCCAGCCAGAGAGTTCCTGAGCTTCCACAG GAGTGTGTTGAGCCAGCCCACCTCCTACCGCCCACGGCTGCTGCTGTCGGGTCGCCCCGGGTCGGGTCAGAGCGCCCATCTGGCCCCGGCCGTGCTCCACGCCCTGGAGAAGTTCAGCGTGTACACCCTGGACGTGGCCGTGCTGCTGGGGGTCAGCTCCACCAGCCCCGAGGAGGCCTGTGCCCAG ATATTCTGCGAGGCTAAGCGTACGTCCCCCAGCATCCTGTATATGCCCCACATCCAGCAGTGGTGGGTGACCATGGGCGCTGCCCTGAGAGCCACCTTCCTCAGCCTGCTCAGCAccatcccctccttctcccctgtgctgctgctggccaCCTGCAGCCTGCCGCATGCAGACCTGGCCTACGAG ATCCAGGACCTGTTTCGTATGGAGTACGGGGAGGTCTACCACATCCAGCCCCCAacccagaaggagaggaggaacttCTTTGAAGACCTTATCCTCAACCAAGCAGCCAAAGCCcccgtgtcaaagagaaaagcag CGTTACAGGCCCTGGAGGTGCTACCAGTGGCCCCCGCGCCCCCCCCTCGCCAGCTGACCGAGAAGGAGCAGCAGCGgctggaggaacaggaagaggacacTCTCAGGGAGCTCCGCCTCTTCCTGCGGGATGTCACCAACCGGCTGTCTCTTGACAAGCGATTCAAGGCCTTCACCAAGCCTGTGGACCTGGGGGAG GTTCCAGACTATGCTACAGTGATCAAGCAGCCTATGGACCTGTCCACCATCATCTCCAGAATCGACCTGCACAAGTACGGGACTGCCAAGGAGTTCCTCCACGAAGTGGACCTCATCTGGCAGAACGCCCTTGAGTACAACCCTGACAGAGACCCTTCAG ACCGTCAGATTCGCCAGCGTGCCTGCGCTCTGAAGGACACGGTCCACGCCATCATCCGAGATGAGCTGGACGAAGACTTTGAGAAGATCTGTGAAGACATCAAGGAGTCACGCAGCACAAGAG GCTGCTCAAAGTCAAGGTTCGCTCCGTCCTACTACCATGTCCTGCCCAGACAGCCCCAGGCAGTGGAGCCCCCCACCACTGAGGCTGCCCCGCCCAGAGAGCCACAGGCCTCTCCTGCAGTCGCCAGCACTCCTCGACACCCAG CCtataggaggaagaggaggaagggccgCTGGTGCAACGGCTACCTGACCAGGAAGAAGGCTTCTCCTCACGCATCCAAAGACGACTCAAACCTGCCTGACTCTggggaagacgaggaggaggaggaggaagaggaggctgacggaaaagggatggagagtgaggaggagccTGTCGCCGTTGTTTCGGAGCAGGACACAGAGGGAGTTGATACTGAGCATGCCCAGACGGAGCAGGAGAGCCAGccaatggaggaggaggaagctgggGAGATGGCCACTCGAGAACCTGCAGAGAGGGACGAAGCAAACAGCCATgcgccaggggaggggggagacgggaACAGCCAGGCTGCAGTAGAAGGGGGAGAGCAGACCAGCCAGGCTACATTGGAAGGGGGAGAAAGGAACAGCCAAGCGTCAACGAAGGGCGGAGACCAGAGGAGCTGTTCCCCCTCTGAAGCGGGAGACCAGAAGTTCCATGGCCCAGTAGAGGGAGGGGATCAGAGCAGCCAGAGCCCGTCAGACAAAGGAGACCAGGGCCAGAAGTCCACCACTCAGATCACTGAACCTGAGACACTAAAGCCAGCTGTGGAGGAGGAAGCTAGTACAG AGAAGGGCACAAGGCGTATGACCCGTGGCCTGAAGAGCCAAGTTCTGCAACAGCAGATGATCGATGTGGACAAAGCCCTGGAGATCCTGGACCAGAAGATACCCCCATTCGTCGTGGACAGAGATAAGCTTAAG GAGCTGCTACTGAGAGTGGTTTCGAAAACAGAGGGCTATGAGGTCTACCAGCTAGAGAAGCTATACGCTCTGCTGTCTCAAAGCATCTACAGACACCGCAGAGACTATGACAAGACCAGTCTCCTACAG gagatggagaaagaaattGAAGATTTTTGCTAG